The stretch of DNA TGTAGCCAAGGATGGTGCTCCTGTGGAATCGCAAGAGGAGAATGTGGTGGTCAAAGAGCAAAATGAGGATGTCATTTTTGTACAAGATCAACATAAGGTAGTGGAGCAGTGCACTGGTGATCTATTGATAACAGCCACAGGTGATAATGCTGCACAGGATCAAGATGTGGTGGAGCAAGAAGGGGCAACTGAGTATTACACTGCTGTGGAAGCTGTAGAACAATGCACCATTCATGGATCAAAAGCAGTCAAGGATGGCAATGTTGTGGAAGAAAAGGAGAATGCCGTGGGGCAAGAAGTTGCTGTTGGCATTCTGGATGCAGCTAAGAATTGTTCTACTGTGGAATCGCAAGCGGAGGAGGATGTGGTGGTGGCAGAGCAAAGTGAGTACATCATTTCTGTGCAAAATGAACATAAGGTGGTGGAGCAGTGCACTGGTGATCAATTGAAAGCAACTGCAGATGATAATGCTACCCAATATCAAGGAGTACTTGAGCAAGAAGGGGCAACCGAGTGTTATACTGCTCTGGAAGCTGCAGAAGAATGTGCCAATAATGAAACAAGAGCAGTCAATGATGGCAATGTTGTGGAAGTAAAGGAGAGGCTGGTGAAGCAAGAAGGTGATGTTAGTGTACTGAATGCAGCCGAGGATGACGTCATTGTGGAACCACAAGAGGGTGTGGTGGCAGTAGAGCAGTGTGAGAGTGACATTTCTGTACAAGAACAACATAAGGTGGTGGAGCGACTCACCAGTGGTCTACTGAGAACAACCATGGATGGTAGTGGTGCAGAAGGTCAAGAGGTGGTGGAGCAAGAAGGTTCCGTTGTTGTTAGGGATGCGACAACATATGAAATTGCTGTTGAAGATAGAGAGAAGGAAGTCAAACAATCTGCTTGTGACGAATCAAGAGCAACCAATGATGAAAATGTTGCGGAAGCTAGCAAGAAGATGGTGGATCAAGAAGATGTCATTGACAAACATGGTGTGATCACGGATGTCAGTGGTGTTGAGTTGCTAGAGGAGAATAGCTTAGTGGTTGTAGAGCAAGGTGGGGAGGATATCCCTCTACCAGATGAGGGTAATGTGGTGGAGCAGTACACCAGTGATCAACTGAGAGCAACCATGGATGATAATGCTGCAGAAAACCAAGAGATTGCGGAGCAAGAAGGTGCCATTGTTGAAAGGGTTGTGACCACAGATGGCATTAGTGTTGAAGAGCAAGAGAAGGAAGTAGAGCAATCTGCTGTTGCTGAATCAACAGCATCCAAGGATGAGGATGGTGTCGAAGATAATGAGGGTGTGGTGGTTGCAGAGCAAGATGGGGTTGAGATCTCTGTAGGAGATGTGGGTAATGTGGTGGAGCAATGCATCAGTGATCAACTGAGAGCAACCATGGAAGATAATGCAGTCAAATGCCAAGAGGTGGTGGAGCAAGAAGGTGCCATTTTTGAACGGGTTGCGACCGGAGGTGGCACTACTGTTGAAGATCAAGAGAAGGAAGTCGAGCAATCTGCAGGCAACGAATTAAGAGTAACCAAGGATGAGAATACTGTGGAAGATGCCATTGGCAAACAAGGTGCAACTAAGGATGGCAGTGGTGTGGAGTCACAAGAGGAGGACGTTGTGCTTGGAGAGCAAGGTGGGGATGACATTTCTATACGAGATGAGGGTAATGTGGTGGAGCAATGCACCAGTGATCTACAGAGAACAACCACAGATGATAATGCTGCAGAAGATCCAGAAATGGTGGAGCAAGGAGGTGTTGTTAGCATACTGGGTGCAGCCAAGGTTGACATTGCTGTGGAATCGCGAGAGGACATTGTGGTGGCAGAGCAAGTTGAGGATGGTGTTTCTGTACAAGATCAATATAAGGTGGTGGAGCAATGCACCAGTGATCAACTGAGAACAAGCACAGATCATTTTGCTGCGGAAGATCATGAGGCGGGCAGGGAGAATATTGGTTTATCTACACGATCCCCACAGAGGCCTGGTAAATTGAACTGCCGTTTTTACATGTCAAGCGGGAGCTGCTCATATGGGTCATCATGCCACTTCAATCATCCACAGGTGAAATTGGTCAACTTATTATCTCTTTTGGCTTTTCAGTGTCATCCTTATTCATCTTGTTGATGATATAACAACCAACCATATAATATAATGTCTCCCTCCACTTGACTTGTTCTACATGTGTGCATGCATCTTTGTCCTTCAGTATATATTTTTCTCCATCTGAATTTGAAGGGCATGATATAATTGCTGACAGTATTTGCAGGACGTGTCATATACTGATGTGGACATTAGAAAGTTGGATAATACCTGTTCAGTGCCTTGTTTTTCATTCGATTACCTTGTAATATCTGGGATAATTTTCGTCCTTTTCTTTAATATTGAAATGTCTTTTCATCACTACAGCTCAAAGCAAAACTGGAAGTTTCAAATTTCCCCTCTGAACAAAGAAATCGTGAAGTTGAATTTCTGGAACTGAACCGTGTTGGCCTCCCCATTCGAGAAGTATGGTTTTCCTTTCCCCTATATTCATCTAAGTTTGTTGAGAAACTTATGCTTTGCATTTAAAGCTGCTTAAGCTTAACTTTTTTCTTTGATCAGGGAGCAAGGAAATGTACCTATTACATGCGTAATGGTACGTGCAAATATGGAAAGAAATGTTGTTTTAACCATCCAGAGCAAGTCCTTGATGTTCAACTCCACATGCCAACAGGGTGGGATGATACTAACTTACAATCTTCGCCGCACTCAAAGAAATCAGCTGAATATACAACCATAAATGACATATCATCTGGCTCAGAGATTCTTCCTCCAAACATACTCCGGATGCTTTTACCTCCTCAGAATGAGCTTCCTTGtacagaagaaaaagaaatgaaggTGCAGAAGGTACATCCATACATCCTTTAGCTATTGATTATTATATCTCATGGTAGATTAAAATATTTATCTTTTCCGTATATTGGAATACTGCAATATTTTTTTGAGAGAGCGGatgtttctttatttttcatgtaGCACATCTGCTTGTATATGGATAAAGATTCTTCCAATCTTTAATGGAATTGCGTTtacatttttttaatatttgttTTTGTTCCTTTTGGATTTTATCGACCCAAAACCAAGTCATATGACCTAAGAAACCATGTCAGGCTGCTCACATGTATTTTTATGATGGTGATCATACAAACATTGGCACTATGTATCTTCATATATTTGTTGAATCTGGAAAATTAATGTTACTATACtggatgcttgaattgaaatatAGACCTGTACTTTCATTTAAAAAGGCATTATGAATATCTGATATGAGTAACCTGAGGCCTGTCCAAGTTCATTTTCTTAATAGGCTACCACTACCCTTGTATAGTTGTATGCTGCTTCAGTATCGACACACTTTCAGAAAAGAGTTTAGATATTAGTTATGAGAAATTGACACTTGTTTGTTTTCCTTCCCTTGACACTGGTTGACATTTTATACTTTTGCAGAGGCGCGGCTACCCTAAAAGCAGGGTCTATCATGacctaaatttgaatttgatgtaGGGCCTATTTAGTTAAGAACCGCCTTAGGATGTTATGGACTCCGGAAAGGGTAGATGGGTAGGAATTGGACTGAGAAAACTGGGGTAGATTGGTTTCTTAGCAGACAGAGGGAGAGGAAAACTACTGCAGGGAGACAATATCTGGTGTGGGAATATAATCTATTATCTTTTTGAGAAACAGATGGAGATACATGAGGGCATAGAGGGTACAAGGGATCCTTGTGGTCTAATCTTTTGATTAACCAAAATAGATGTCTTCCTACTGAACATGAGCCCATAATAACAATCGCTAAGTAGATACAGTTCCCCTCTGAACAGACTATACAATACTTGAAAGCAAGTACAATTGGAAAAGTTCTCATGTGCTGTACTGTATGCCATGTATAACCCAAGGCCCCTGACATAGTGAATGGACTTTTGGAATTTCTGTGAACCACCTTAGGGACTTGCAGTTTCTTTGTCATATGGATTAGGCATCTGATCCAATTTGTTTTACAATTTTGCATGCTGGTATTAGACCCTTACAGTAGACATGCATCCTTCATATTCAAGTGAAGTAGATTTTTCACTGTTGCAATTTTTGAATGCCACCTGATACTCTTGTGAACTATGGCTATGGCAATGTATTCTTGACAATTTTTTTCTCATCTGCTTCACGTAGGATCCCGATTGGCCATCTGCTTCAGATGATTCTGATGGCTGCTGTTCAGCAGATAGTTCAGATGGGCCTTTGTGCAAGCAGGAACACATGGACTATCCTGAAAGGCCTGAATGCCCTTTCCTTCAGAGATTTGGTAATTGTAAGTTTGCGTCAACATGCCAATATTACCATCCAAAAGACAAATTCCCAAGCAAATACCAACCAAAAGATAAATTCCCAAGTAGATACCATCCAAAAGACAATTTTCAAAGTAGATACCGTTCAAAAAGAGACCCACCACTGGCAGAAGAACTGAAGGCTTATCCTGACAGATCTGGTAAACCTGAATGCCCCTTCTACATGAAA from Panicum virgatum strain AP13 chromosome 9K, P.virgatum_v5, whole genome shotgun sequence encodes:
- the LOC120648298 gene encoding uncharacterized protein LOC120648298 isoform X2 translates to MAGAEDEDEFKDALAAADSPPSSPSPASKSKPAAAAGGGGLGRRLLSSIPIPASLSAAIGRFSCPKPPASNVGLGLLLHGGLATPADGRGTPAASDAAPAISSPHLLPLASLQRQHGEDQVAGLGAGVGEEGLGLVPAEEQGRPTAEGREQEDVAVGGCSTNRNDFSLRGQVEGEQCQGDELGVAVDGCMIQDQEEVVEQEVPPEDCAAVVQDQSNSTSVEQCASDETRAVKYDDAVEVNEQVTDQEGAVSILDAADDGGAVGSQEEDVVVAEQGEDVISVQGHLEVVEQCTGYRLRTTTGDNAGQDQILLEQEEATEYYTALGAVEHCTNDGSKVVKDVNIVEEVERAVEQEGPLGILGAAKDVGVLDVAKDGAPVESQEENVVVKEQNEDVIFVQDQHKVVEQCTGDLLITATGDNAAQDQDVVEQEGATEYYTAVEAVEQCTIHGSKAVKDGNVVEEKENAVGQEVAVGILDAAKNCSTVESQAEEDVVVAEQSEYIISVQNEHKVVEQCTGDQLKATADDNATQYQGVLEQEGATECYTALEAAEECANNETRAVNDGNVVEVKERLVKQEGDVSVLNAAEDDVIVEPQEGVVAVEQCESDISVQEQHKVVERLTSGLLRTTMDGSGAEGQEVVEQEGSVVVRDATTYEIAVEDREKEVKQSACDESRATNDENVAEASKKMVDQEDVIDKHGVITDVSGVELLEENSLVVVEQGGEDIPLPDEGNVVEQYTSDQLRATMDDNAAENQEIAEQEGAIVERVVTTDGISVEEQEKEVEQSAVAESTASKDEDGVEDNEGVVVAEQDGVEISVGDVGNVVEQCISDQLRATMEDNAVKCQEVVEQEGAIFERVATGGGTTVEDQEKEVEQSAGNELRVTKDENTVEDAIGKQGATKDGSGVESQEEDVVLGEQGGDDISIRDEGNVVEQCTSDLQRTTTDDNAAEDPEMVEQGGVVSILGAAKVDIAVESREDIVVAEQVEDGVSVQDQYKVVEQCTSDQLRTSTDHFAAEDHEAGRENIGLSTRSPQRPGKLNCRFYMSSGSCSYGSSCHFNHPQLKAKLEVSNFPSEQRNREVEFLELNRVGLPIREGARKCTYYMRNGWDDTNLQSSPHSKKSAEYTTINDISSGSEILPPNILRMLLPPQNELPCTEEKEMKVQKDPDWPSASDDSDGCCSADSSDGPLCKQEHMDYPERPECPFLQRFGNCKFASTCQYYHPKDKFPSKYQPKDKFPSRYHPKDNFQSRYRSKRDPPLAEELKAYPDRSGKPECPFYMKTGSCKFGADCKFHHPKDLTPSMQWPGSPKSLVAANEHHPAARIPSIQAPASPERSVAANEHHQAARIALQDHMYQQQKCPERPGQPDCRYYMQFGKCKFQSACIFNHPKDRLSSGWHPAECPFYMKTGTCQFGSACEFSHPKDQSSSTGEAIGDDTDYEHDFITKSENVLQQQEKTIYPERPGEPECSHYMKHGYCKFQKSCKFHHPTYRLSRT
- the LOC120648298 gene encoding uncharacterized protein LOC120648298 isoform X1; the encoded protein is MAGAEDEDEFKDALAAADSPPSSPSPASKSKPAAAAGGGGLGRRLLSSIPIPASLSAAIGRFSCPKPPASNVGLGLLLHGGLATPADGRGTPAASDAAPAISSPHLLPLASLQRQHGEDQVAGLGAGVGEEGLGLVPAEEQGRPTAEGREQEDVAVGGCSTNRNDFSLRGQVEGEQCQGDELGVAVDGCMIQDQEEVVEQEVPPEDCAAVVQDQSNSTSVEQCASDETRAVKYDDAVEVNEQVTDQEGAVSILDAADDGGAVGSQEEDVVVAEQGEDVISVQGHLEVVEQCTGYRLRTTTGDNAGQDQILLEQEEATEYYTALGAVEHCTNDGSKVVKDVNIVEEVERAVEQEGPLGILGAAKDVGVLDVAKDGAPVESQEENVVVKEQNEDVIFVQDQHKVVEQCTGDLLITATGDNAAQDQDVVEQEGATEYYTAVEAVEQCTIHGSKAVKDGNVVEEKENAVGQEVAVGILDAAKNCSTVESQAEEDVVVAEQSEYIISVQNEHKVVEQCTGDQLKATADDNATQYQGVLEQEGATECYTALEAAEECANNETRAVNDGNVVEVKERLVKQEGDVSVLNAAEDDVIVEPQEGVVAVEQCESDISVQEQHKVVERLTSGLLRTTMDGSGAEGQEVVEQEGSVVVRDATTYEIAVEDREKEVKQSACDESRATNDENVAEASKKMVDQEDVIDKHGVITDVSGVELLEENSLVVVEQGGEDIPLPDEGNVVEQYTSDQLRATMDDNAAENQEIAEQEGAIVERVVTTDGISVEEQEKEVEQSAVAESTASKDEDGVEDNEGVVVAEQDGVEISVGDVGNVVEQCISDQLRATMEDNAVKCQEVVEQEGAIFERVATGGGTTVEDQEKEVEQSAGNELRVTKDENTVEDAIGKQGATKDGSGVESQEEDVVLGEQGGDDISIRDEGNVVEQCTSDLQRTTTDDNAAEDPEMVEQGGVVSILGAAKVDIAVESREDIVVAEQVEDGVSVQDQYKVVEQCTSDQLRTSTDHFAAEDHEAGRENIGLSTRSPQRPGKLNCRFYMSSGSCSYGSSCHFNHPQLKAKLEVSNFPSEQRNREVEFLELNRVGLPIREGARKCTYYMRNGTCKYGKKCCFNHPEQVLDVQLHMPTGWDDTNLQSSPHSKKSAEYTTINDISSGSEILPPNILRMLLPPQNELPCTEEKEMKVQKDPDWPSASDDSDGCCSADSSDGPLCKQEHMDYPERPECPFLQRFGNCKFASTCQYYHPKDKFPSKYQPKDKFPSRYHPKDNFQSRYRSKRDPPLAEELKAYPDRSGKPECPFYMKTGSCKFGADCKFHHPKDLTPSMQWPGSPKSLVAANEHHPAARIPSIQAPASPERSVAANEHHQAARIALQDHMYQQQKCPERPGQPDCRYYMQFGKCKFQSACIFNHPKDRLSSGWHPAECPFYMKTGTCQFGSACEFSHPKDQSSSTGEAIGDDTDYEHDFITKSENVLQQQEKTIYPERPGEPECSHYMKHGYCKFQKSCKFHHPTYRLSRT